One Thermoflexus hugenholtzii JAD2 DNA segment encodes these proteins:
- a CDS encoding sensor histidine kinase: protein MREALQAFFETNRIIVYSVYGQVFFTTGVILAIQSLRHSRLRLAQALPWLALFGVLHGLHEWGDVFIPIQATYLPSFLVQLLHIAQVFLLALSFLCLFQFGISTLGPLPPRWRWAFWVPTGVFLIWLLGPFYVGLTVIPEIEAWHRVAGATARYSLGLPGGLIAAYGLRLHAHRHIAPLELPHILRTLRVAGLAMAGYGIAGGLFGPVVPFFPGNLLNEMTVFQTVGIPMPVWRSLLGLILLIALLRALEVFQVEVDRRIEEVERANILTLERERIGRELHDRVLQQIYAAGLLVEAVREHCGWNPKVGPLLEEMLLALNRAIEDVRLYIATLHGMSQPGHLRTLLEEMARDPRFRSMLDVEVRLDIPDLLLEPEQAAHLAAILSEAFSNVLRHARARRVVLEAQVKDDRLRIGVRDDGVGMRPDHPVGMGLRTMQERARLLGGVLRIESAPGQGTTVWLELPMAEKGRRLDEAPAPADRG from the coding sequence ATGCGGGAGGCACTTCAGGCTTTTTTCGAAACCAATCGGATCATCGTCTATTCGGTCTACGGCCAGGTCTTCTTCACCACAGGGGTGATCCTGGCCATCCAGAGCCTGCGGCACAGCCGGCTGCGGCTGGCCCAGGCCCTGCCCTGGCTGGCCCTCTTCGGCGTCCTCCATGGCTTGCATGAATGGGGCGATGTATTTATCCCGATCCAAGCCACTTATCTTCCCTCTTTCCTGGTGCAGTTATTGCACATCGCCCAGGTCTTTTTGCTCGCTCTTTCGTTCCTCTGTCTGTTTCAGTTCGGGATCAGCACCCTGGGCCCGCTTCCTCCGCGGTGGCGGTGGGCGTTCTGGGTCCCCACCGGGGTGTTCCTGATCTGGTTGCTGGGGCCTTTCTACGTCGGCCTGACGGTGATCCCGGAGATCGAGGCGTGGCATCGGGTGGCGGGGGCCACCGCTCGCTACAGCTTGGGGCTGCCCGGGGGGCTGATCGCCGCTTACGGGCTGCGCCTCCACGCCCATCGCCACATCGCCCCGCTGGAGCTTCCCCACATCCTGCGCACGCTGCGCGTTGCCGGCCTGGCGATGGCCGGCTATGGGATCGCAGGGGGCCTCTTCGGGCCGGTGGTTCCTTTTTTCCCGGGCAACCTCCTGAACGAGATGACAGTGTTCCAGACCGTCGGCATCCCCATGCCGGTCTGGCGCTCCCTGTTGGGCCTGATCCTCCTCATCGCCCTCCTGCGGGCGCTGGAGGTGTTTCAGGTAGAGGTCGACCGGCGGATCGAGGAGGTAGAGCGGGCGAACATCCTCACCCTGGAGCGGGAGCGGATCGGCCGGGAGCTCCACGATCGGGTCCTTCAGCAGATCTACGCCGCCGGCCTGCTCGTCGAGGCGGTGCGGGAGCATTGCGGCTGGAACCCCAAGGTCGGCCCCCTTCTGGAGGAGATGCTGCTCGCGCTGAACCGGGCCATCGAGGACGTGCGTCTCTACATCGCGACCCTGCATGGGATGAGCCAGCCCGGCCACTTGCGGACGTTGCTGGAGGAGATGGCGAGGGATCCTCGTTTCCGGAGCATGCTGGATGTTGAGGTGCGTCTGGACATCCCGGACCTGCTGCTGGAGCCGGAGCAGGCGGCCCATCTGGCGGCCATCCTGAGCGAGGCCTTCAGCAATGTCCTCCGCCATGCGCGGGCCCGACGGGTCGTCTTGGAGGCGCAGGTGAAGGACGACCGTCTGCGCATCGGCGTGCGAGACGACGGCGTCGGGATGCGCCCGGATCACCCGGTGGGGATGGGATTGCGCACCATGCAGGAGCGGGCCCGGCTGCTGGGTGGCGTCCTGCGGATCGAGAGCGCGCCCGGACAGGGGACGACGGTCTGGCTGGAGCTGCCGATGGCGGAGAAGGGGCGACGTCTGGATGAAGCGCCTGCGCCTGCTGATCGTGGATGA
- a CDS encoding DUF4058 family protein gives MEALVEPEIRDAYLEIRDARTHQVVTAIEVLSPANKVKGSRGQQAMQEKRRLLLQGGANWLEIDLLRAGSRPEPLAGRSDYVVALYRPQHPGLLVWFIDLRDPLPVVAVPLRPPFPDAPLDLQKALDEVYERARYAEQIDYTGPIPPLPLPPADAQWAQDQVRRWLAQRATHPGPPAP, from the coding sequence GTGGAAGCCCTGGTGGAGCCTGAGATCCGGGATGCCTACCTGGAGATCCGGGACGCCCGCACGCATCAGGTCGTCACCGCGATCGAGGTGTTGTCGCCGGCCAACAAGGTGAAGGGATCGCGGGGACAGCAGGCCATGCAGGAGAAGCGTCGGCTGCTCCTGCAGGGCGGCGCCAACTGGCTGGAGATCGATCTGCTCCGGGCGGGGAGCCGGCCGGAGCCGCTGGCCGGGCGCAGCGATTACGTGGTCGCCCTCTACCGGCCGCAACATCCCGGCCTGTTGGTCTGGTTCATCGATCTGCGGGATCCCCTGCCGGTGGTGGCGGTTCCGTTGCGGCCCCCGTTCCCGGATGCGCCGCTGGACTTGCAGAAAGCCCTCGACGAGGTTTATGAACGCGCTCGATATGCGGAGCAGATCGACTACACCGGGCCGATCCCGCCCCTGCCGCTCCCACCGGCGGATGCGCAGTGGGCGCAGGATCAGGTCCGGCGCTGGCTGGCGCAGCGGGCGACGCATCCGGGCCCTCCGGCTCCCTAA
- a CDS encoding response regulator transcription factor, with product MEDRGRYPEREFVIHTQSIHLGGSVPPMSEKAKVLVIDDDLLLREVLARALTQEGYEVLTAETGREGLLLFDQHNPDLVILDVLLPDLDGWEVCRRIRQVSTVPILFLTALEGIPERVRGLVLGGDDYIVKPFAVEELLARAEAILRRVRQAAPIEGASIRLGDGALVIDRERRQVWFQGRLLELSPIEYTLLLYLAERAGRVVSINELLTAVWGGPQEGSIQALRWYIWNLRQKMETNPHRPRWIQTVRRYGYRLNG from the coding sequence ATGGAAGATCGAGGCCGGTATCCGGAGCGGGAGTTCGTGATCCACACCCAATCGATCCATCTGGGGGGGAGCGTTCCGCCCATGAGTGAGAAAGCGAAGGTCCTGGTGATCGACGACGATCTGCTTCTGCGGGAGGTGCTGGCCCGTGCCTTGACCCAGGAAGGTTATGAGGTTTTGACCGCGGAGACCGGAAGGGAAGGCCTTCTCCTCTTCGATCAGCATAACCCCGACCTGGTGATCCTCGATGTGTTGCTCCCGGACCTCGACGGCTGGGAGGTCTGCCGACGGATCCGCCAGGTCTCCACAGTGCCCATCCTGTTCCTGACGGCCCTAGAGGGGATCCCGGAGCGGGTGCGGGGGCTGGTCCTGGGCGGCGATGATTATATCGTCAAGCCCTTCGCCGTCGAGGAGCTCCTGGCCCGGGCGGAGGCCATCCTGCGGCGGGTGCGCCAGGCGGCTCCGATCGAAGGGGCCTCCATCCGGCTGGGGGATGGCGCCCTAGTGATCGACCGGGAGCGGCGCCAGGTATGGTTCCAGGGACGCCTACTGGAGCTCTCCCCAATCGAATACACCCTCCTCCTTTATCTGGCGGAACGGGCCGGGCGGGTGGTCTCCATCAACGAACTGCTCACGGCCGTCTGGGGCGGACCCCAGGAGGGATCCATCCAGGCCCTTCGCTGGTATATCTGGAACCTTCGCCAGAAGATGGAGACCAACCCGCATCGCCCCCGCTGGATCCAGACGGTCCGTCGCTACGGCTACCGGCTGAACGGTTGA
- a CDS encoding DUF2207 domain-containing protein, whose amino-acid sequence MRVPLRWVSGILIMLLGLFGPVPGLRAQSSSLVAEHFDVELHVRPDGTLEVVERQAIRFLGTFRRGFREIPLRRTEGITILEMGEEGYPYRRASTGEPFTYTVEEGVEAVTVRWFFPPTTNARRTFYLRYQVRGAIRRYAAGDQLWWNPLPAEHAYEIRESTVTVYLPPGAIAQRIAAYGPADGIAEEGGQVVRFQARRPLAPDESFEVRVQFPHGILPPEPPAWQVWEDRLPLYNLALLMVGLFVLAAGPALAVGVWARWGRDPYVGSGPDLLTEPPFPDPPGLVGVLLDERADLRDILATVVDLARRGVLTIEEIREGFARDFRLRRTGSEAALQPFERLLMQALFDGSTERRLRDLRHRFFRRLPELEAALYRAVVQAGWFSARPDRVRDAYRIPGVLAGGLAVLTGILAAQESARGLWGIWAIAVGLGGTALAWLLIAPHMPRRTRKGAERAAQWRAFARGLRALRKMAPEEASARLEQYLPYAIAFGKERRFLRQWQEIAPDLPPPPWYRPWIQPTTPGASGRVPGHAAPLPVEGGPGVPSLDDLASSLTGSLNAFSEGLTAMLNTAADTFVSRPPSERGGGGRWSGGGSFGGGGDGGGRSGFG is encoded by the coding sequence ATGCGGGTTCCCCTGCGATGGGTGTCCGGCATCCTGATCATGCTCCTGGGGCTCTTCGGGCCCGTGCCTGGGCTCCGTGCCCAGTCCTCTTCTCTGGTCGCGGAGCACTTCGACGTCGAACTCCACGTGCGGCCGGATGGGACCCTGGAGGTGGTCGAACGTCAGGCCATCCGGTTCCTCGGGACGTTCCGTCGGGGCTTCCGGGAGATCCCCCTCCGACGCACCGAGGGGATCACTATCTTGGAGATGGGGGAGGAGGGGTATCCCTATCGCCGCGCCTCGACCGGGGAACCGTTCACCTACACCGTGGAGGAAGGGGTCGAGGCCGTCACCGTCCGCTGGTTCTTCCCGCCGACCACGAACGCGCGCCGCACGTTCTATCTCCGGTATCAGGTTCGCGGGGCGATCCGGCGCTACGCGGCGGGCGATCAGCTTTGGTGGAACCCGCTGCCGGCCGAGCACGCTTACGAGATCCGTGAGAGCACGGTGACTGTGTATCTGCCCCCAGGAGCGATCGCGCAGCGCATCGCCGCCTACGGCCCGGCCGATGGGATCGCGGAGGAAGGCGGGCAGGTGGTTCGATTTCAGGCCCGGCGCCCCCTCGCCCCCGACGAATCCTTCGAGGTCCGGGTTCAGTTCCCCCATGGGATCCTCCCGCCGGAGCCCCCCGCGTGGCAGGTCTGGGAGGATCGACTCCCGCTGTATAACCTGGCGTTGCTCATGGTCGGGCTGTTCGTGCTGGCGGCCGGGCCCGCGCTGGCCGTAGGGGTCTGGGCGCGATGGGGGCGGGATCCTTACGTCGGGAGCGGGCCGGATTTGCTGACGGAGCCTCCCTTCCCGGATCCTCCGGGGCTGGTGGGGGTGTTGCTGGACGAGCGGGCGGATCTGCGGGACATCCTGGCGACGGTGGTGGATCTGGCTCGTCGAGGGGTGTTGACCATTGAGGAGATCCGGGAGGGCTTCGCCCGGGATTTCCGGCTGCGGCGGACCGGATCGGAGGCGGCGCTGCAACCCTTCGAGCGGTTGCTGATGCAGGCGCTGTTCGATGGATCCACGGAGCGGCGCCTGCGGGATCTGCGGCACCGGTTCTTCCGGCGGCTCCCGGAGCTGGAAGCGGCCCTCTATCGGGCCGTCGTCCAGGCAGGGTGGTTCTCCGCCCGTCCGGATCGCGTGCGGGACGCCTATCGGATCCCGGGTGTGCTGGCGGGCGGGCTGGCGGTCCTGACAGGGATCCTGGCCGCGCAGGAGAGCGCCCGGGGGCTGTGGGGGATATGGGCCATCGCAGTCGGGCTGGGAGGGACTGCGCTGGCCTGGTTGCTGATCGCCCCGCATATGCCCCGGCGGACCCGGAAGGGGGCGGAGCGGGCGGCTCAGTGGCGGGCATTCGCCCGGGGTCTGCGGGCGCTCCGGAAGATGGCGCCGGAGGAGGCCTCTGCCCGGCTGGAGCAGTATCTTCCCTACGCCATCGCCTTCGGGAAGGAGCGTCGTTTCCTGCGCCAGTGGCAGGAGATCGCCCCGGACCTCCCGCCGCCTCCCTGGTATCGCCCGTGGATCCAGCCGACGACTCCTGGGGCTTCGGGACGGGTGCCGGGGCATGCGGCGCCGCTTCCTGTGGAAGGGGGACCAGGTGTGCCGTCTCTCGATGATCTGGCCTCCTCGCTGACCGGGAGCCTCAATGCGTTCTCCGAGGGGTTAACGGCGATGCTGAACACCGCCGCTGACACCTTCGTCAGCCGTCCGCCATCGGAGCGGGGTGGGGGAGGGCGCTGGAGCGGAGGGGGGAGCTTCGGCGGGGGCGGGGACGGCGGCGGCCGCAGTGGGTTCGGCTAA
- a CDS encoding prolipoprotein diacylglyceryl transferase family protein translates to MLPVLPLGPLTLPTRPALILIGVWIGLALAEREGRRRGIGAAPAADALGGLVIGYLIARLAALLPYGIPSPLDLIYLLRPTDPLLAPLPGLLGMSAWIAWRWRVRRVPWRTGLDTLAPFVLVLAIAWALGDWAEGLRYGKATAFPLLAALGGGERHPVPLYEAALGALALFLWERLRRRPWAPGGAFLLALTLYSAVRWFTEGFGAGSPILQTVALGGMLLGLWGLSGLTQEGSATPS, encoded by the coding sequence ATGCTCCCGGTCCTCCCCCTCGGCCCCCTGACGCTACCTACCCGACCCGCCCTCATCCTGATAGGGGTCTGGATCGGGCTGGCCCTGGCGGAGCGGGAGGGCCGGCGGCGAGGGATCGGCGCCGCGCCGGCCGCCGACGCCCTGGGCGGCCTGGTCATCGGATACCTGATCGCCCGCCTTGCGGCCTTGCTCCCTTATGGGATCCCCTCTCCGCTCGACCTGATCTACCTCCTCCGACCCACGGACCCCCTCCTGGCCCCGCTTCCCGGGCTCCTGGGGATGAGCGCCTGGATCGCCTGGCGGTGGCGCGTCCGTCGCGTCCCCTGGCGGACCGGGTTGGACACCCTGGCCCCTTTCGTTTTGGTTCTGGCCATCGCCTGGGCGCTGGGGGATTGGGCGGAGGGGTTGCGTTACGGGAAGGCCACGGCGTTTCCCCTCCTGGCCGCCCTGGGCGGCGGCGAGCGCCACCCGGTCCCCCTTTACGAGGCCGCGCTGGGGGCCCTCGCCTTGTTCCTGTGGGAACGCCTGCGGCGGCGACCCTGGGCCCCGGGCGGCGCGTTCCTCCTCGCCCTGACCCTTTACAGCGCCGTCCGCTGGTTCACAGAGGGGTTCGGGGCCGGCTCTCCGATCCTGCAAACCGTCGCCCTGGGCGGGATGTTGCTCGGCCTGTGGGGGCTTTCCGGCCTGACACAAGAGGGATCCGCCACCCCTTCATGA
- a CDS encoding MerR family transcriptional regulator yields the protein MRHEEERKEAERTERLWTIGEVVAHLRCRFPDVTPSKLRYWEKAGLIRPRRTHGGHRLYCPGDVERLALILNLRARHRLPLPVVRAMLDRLQEDPALSPEALEALLEVFREEGVEGSASLTAEEAAQRAGISLDQLRRMEAMGLLPDGESGGERRYGLEDVALMRVVRDLEAMGITCRDLAFYVRLVRAQVRHDVALYAPLVGDLATDVERIGRFRELHRRIQALTGLLYRKYVRRALMRRWLRRSIRSGRT from the coding sequence ATGCGTCACGAGGAAGAGCGAAAGGAAGCGGAGCGGACAGAGCGGCTGTGGACGATCGGGGAGGTGGTTGCGCATCTGCGATGCCGCTTCCCGGATGTGACGCCGAGCAAGCTCCGTTATTGGGAGAAAGCGGGTCTGATCCGGCCCCGCCGCACCCACGGCGGGCACCGGCTGTATTGTCCCGGCGACGTGGAGCGGCTGGCCCTGATCCTGAATCTGCGGGCCCGTCATCGGCTCCCCCTCCCGGTGGTGCGGGCGATGCTGGATCGCCTGCAGGAGGATCCGGCGCTGAGCCCGGAGGCCCTGGAGGCGCTTCTGGAGGTGTTCCGGGAAGAAGGCGTGGAGGGGTCGGCTTCTCTGACCGCAGAGGAGGCCGCGCAACGGGCGGGGATTTCCCTGGACCAGCTCCGTCGCATGGAGGCCATGGGCCTGCTCCCGGACGGGGAGTCCGGAGGGGAGCGTCGTTACGGCCTGGAGGACGTGGCGCTGATGCGGGTGGTGCGGGATCTGGAGGCGATGGGCATCACATGTCGGGACCTTGCCTTTTACGTGCGGCTGGTGCGGGCTCAGGTGCGCCACGACGTCGCCCTCTATGCGCCCCTCGTGGGCGATCTGGCCACAGACGTCGAGCGCATCGGGCGGTTCCGGGAGCTCCACCGCCGCATCCAGGCCCTGACCGGGTTGCTCTATCGGAAGTATGTGCGCCGGGCCCTGATGCGCCGCTGGCTCCGCCGGTCCATCCGCTCCGGCCGGACCTGA
- a CDS encoding peroxiredoxin family protein, with the protein MRYRWFLGIGLAAVIGIAWIGWSRSGALGLPVREAPQPGYRAPDFSLPTLGGETLTLSRLRGRAVVLNFWATWCPPCRAEMPAFQRLYARYADRGLIVIAINATFSDAPEAVADFRQRYGLTFPILLDAFGDANRSYRVTALPTTFFIDPQGTIREVVVGGPMSEAAIEARVRTLLSEGAR; encoded by the coding sequence ATGCGATACCGGTGGTTCCTGGGGATCGGGCTGGCCGCGGTGATCGGCATCGCCTGGATCGGATGGAGCCGGAGCGGGGCGCTCGGGCTCCCCGTCCGGGAGGCGCCGCAGCCGGGCTACCGCGCGCCGGACTTCTCGCTCCCGACCCTGGGAGGGGAGACCCTGACCCTCTCCCGGTTGCGAGGGCGAGCGGTGGTGCTGAACTTCTGGGCCACCTGGTGCCCGCCGTGCCGGGCGGAGATGCCTGCCTTCCAGCGCCTCTACGCCCGTTACGCCGACCGCGGCCTGATCGTGATCGCCATCAACGCCACGTTCAGCGACGCCCCGGAGGCGGTGGCCGATTTCCGGCAACGCTACGGGCTGACCTTCCCCATCCTCCTGGATGCCTTCGGCGACGCGAACCGGAGCTACCGGGTCACCGCCCTTCCCACCACGTTCTTCATTGACCCGCAGGGGACGATCCGCGAGGTGGTGGTGGGTGGGCCGATGAGCGAGGCCGCTATCGAAGCCCGCGTACGGACGCTGCTTTCAGAGGGGGCGCGCTGA
- a CDS encoding response regulator, with the protein MKRLRLLIVDDHEVVRLGLRLLLQNRPEFELVGEAESGAQALRLVERLRPDLVILDVRLPDQDGVEVCREITARFPETRVLILTAYPDEEFIVRAIEAGASGYVLKQAGSRELIEALEALARGEAILDPTITRKVLEQFRQRSRATREEAFKDLTPRERLILARIAEGKSNREIAKELFLTEKTVRNYVSIILDKLGVSNRVEAAAYALKHRIHDFLKEEDSAS; encoded by the coding sequence ATGAAGCGCCTGCGCCTGCTGATCGTGGATGATCACGAGGTGGTCCGGCTGGGGCTGCGGTTGCTGCTGCAGAACCGGCCGGAGTTCGAACTGGTGGGCGAGGCGGAGAGCGGGGCCCAGGCTCTGCGCCTGGTGGAGCGCCTGCGCCCGGACTTGGTGATACTGGATGTCCGCCTGCCCGATCAGGATGGGGTGGAGGTGTGCCGGGAGATCACCGCGCGTTTCCCGGAGACTCGGGTGCTGATCCTGACCGCCTACCCGGATGAGGAGTTCATCGTGCGGGCTATCGAGGCAGGGGCCTCCGGCTATGTGCTCAAGCAGGCAGGGAGCCGGGAGCTGATCGAGGCCCTGGAGGCGCTGGCCCGGGGGGAGGCGATCCTGGATCCCACCATCACCCGCAAGGTCCTGGAGCAGTTCCGCCAGCGATCCCGGGCCACCCGGGAGGAGGCCTTCAAGGACCTCACCCCACGAGAGCGCCTGATCCTGGCCCGCATCGCGGAAGGGAAAAGCAACCGGGAGATCGCCAAGGAGCTGTTCCTCACCGAGAAGACGGTGCGCAACTACGTCAGCATCATCCTGGACAAGCTGGGCGTCTCCAACCGGGTGGAGGCGGCCGCCTACGCCCTCAAGCACCGCATCCACGATTTTCTTAAGGAAGAAGACAGCGCTTCATGA
- a CDS encoding 3-isopropylmalate dehydratase small subunit codes for MRLRGRVWKYGDHVNTDVIFPGKYTYTITDPAEMARHALEDLDPRFAREVRPGDIIVAGRNWGCGSSREQAVVALKAAGVRAIVAKSFARIYFRNAVNHGLLPIVCPEAVEAIEPGEEIEIDLEAHCIRCRAGSFPFPPLSPTIREILEAGGLLPMLCRRLGLPFPPENIGGAGGD; via the coding sequence ATGCGGCTGCGAGGACGTGTGTGGAAATATGGGGACCACGTCAACACCGATGTGATCTTCCCGGGCAAATACACGTATACAATCACCGACCCGGCGGAGATGGCCCGCCATGCCCTGGAGGATCTCGACCCGCGCTTCGCCCGCGAGGTGCGGCCCGGGGACATCATCGTGGCGGGGCGGAACTGGGGGTGCGGCTCCTCCCGAGAGCAGGCGGTGGTCGCCCTGAAGGCCGCGGGGGTGCGAGCGATCGTCGCCAAATCCTTCGCCCGCATCTACTTCCGCAACGCCGTCAACCACGGCCTGCTGCCCATCGTCTGCCCGGAGGCGGTGGAGGCCATCGAGCCCGGGGAGGAGATCGAGATCGACCTGGAGGCGCACTGCATCCGCTGTCGCGCGGGGAGCTTCCCCTTCCCGCCCCTCTCCCCCACGATCCGGGAGATCCTGGAGGCCGGAGGGCTGCTCCCCATGCTCTGCCGCCGGCTGGGCCTGCCGTTCCCCCCGGAAAACATCGGCGGAGCGGGCGGCGACTGA
- a CDS encoding rhomboid family intramembrane serine protease, with protein sequence MIPISDSPRSRTIPIVNWTLILVNVLVFLLELSMPPRALDRFLFAWGAVPVRVWGALLGQADPFWLVTLITSQFLHGGWAHILGNMLYLWVFGDNVEDRMGHLRYLVFYLLCGVIAGLIQTLVLFGSRVPLIGASGAIAGVLGAYLVLYPGARVTVLAPYFFFGLGFFEVPAALLLVMWFLLQFINGMAAITTASPSVGGIGWWAHIGGFVAGYLLVRLFARPQRPRPMLPYDFYDPYRW encoded by the coding sequence ATGATCCCGATCAGCGACAGTCCGCGAAGCCGCACGATCCCGATCGTCAACTGGACCCTGATCCTGGTCAACGTCTTGGTTTTCCTGCTGGAGCTGTCCATGCCTCCTCGGGCATTGGATCGTTTCCTCTTCGCCTGGGGCGCGGTGCCGGTGCGGGTGTGGGGAGCCTTGCTGGGGCAGGCCGATCCCTTCTGGCTGGTCACGCTGATCACCAGCCAGTTCCTGCACGGGGGATGGGCCCATATCCTGGGCAACATGCTCTACCTGTGGGTGTTCGGGGACAACGTGGAAGACCGGATGGGACACCTGCGTTATCTGGTCTTCTACTTGCTCTGCGGGGTCATCGCCGGCCTGATCCAGACCCTGGTCCTCTTCGGCTCGCGGGTGCCGCTGATCGGGGCCAGCGGAGCCATCGCCGGGGTGCTGGGCGCCTACCTGGTGCTCTATCCGGGAGCCCGGGTGACCGTGCTGGCCCCTTATTTCTTCTTCGGCCTGGGCTTCTTCGAGGTCCCCGCCGCCCTGCTGCTGGTCATGTGGTTCCTGTTGCAATTCATCAATGGCATGGCGGCCATCACCACTGCCAGCCCCTCCGTCGGCGGCATCGGCTGGTGGGCCCATATCGGCGGGTTCGTGGCCGGCTACCTCCTGGTCCGCCTGTTCGCCCGACCCCAGCGCCCCCGCCCGATGCTTCCCTATGACTTCTACGATCCATATCGATGGTAG